One part of the Sesamum indicum cultivar Zhongzhi No. 13 linkage group LG14, S_indicum_v1.0, whole genome shotgun sequence genome encodes these proteins:
- the LOC105176994 gene encoding protein SPA1-RELATED 4-like isoform X5: MFMCVSWGSCNYTNWWIVMEGSSESGWQRSDSSRALNSSFLDRNTRILRASVRPSGDNTSHDSGYTSVRKGRERTFWPHINNQRTHVVSTEDGGVGGGPVVQAVECNDVSLRQWLDNPERTVDALECLHIFSQIVDIVNLAHSQGIVVHNVRPSCFIMSSFNRVSFIESASCSDSGSDSQEYGSKSNTAELKGSSSPLPHNSPSHQSSVNQLGVLDSGLGGNLTAASQINSETSCLQSCAGQGMHALEATGNERTGDKKHSFPMKQILLMESNWYSSPEEVSGGPTSCASDIYQLGVLLFELFCTFGSLEEKSTTMASLRHRVLPPQLLLKWPKEASFCLWLLHPEPSSRPKMSELLQSEFLNEPRNDIEERAAAIEFREKIEEQELLLEFLLLLQQRKQDAADSLNETISVISSDIEEVTKLQTALKTKGGLSLELGKDLAYDPCSVNIAEDDDSSSSMSRKRIRHGLDITSPDESDNHADECRKLEPAGHQGSVLAKSSRLMKNFRKLESAYFSTRRRAVKPTFRPFARHSHISSDSRGCVVATERSSISNPSSKDLYNEHRKSGWINTFLEGLCKYLSFSKLNVKADLKQGDLLNSSNLVCSLSFDRDGEFFATAGVNKKIKVFEYNSILNEDRDIHYPVVEMVSRSKLSSICWNGYIKSQMASSNFEGLVQIWDVTRSQTFMEMKEHERRVWSIDFSVADPTMLASGSDDGSVKLWNINQGVSVGTIKTKANVCCVQFPTDSGRSLAFGSADHRIYYYDLRNSKLPLCTLVGHNKTVSYVRFIDSTTLVSASTDNTLKLWDLSMCTSRVLDCPLQSFTGHLNVKLYLQVVLYFLCHTS; this comes from the exons ATGTTTATGTGTGTGTCCTGGGGCTCATGTAACTATACCAATTGGTGGATAGTTATGGAGGGTTCTTCGGAGTCGGGTTGGCAGAGGTCTGATAGTTCGAGGGCGTTAAATTCTTCATTCTTGGATAGAAATACCAGAATTCTCAGGGCAAGCGTCAGGCCCTCGGGAGATAATACATCCCATGATTCTGGATACACATCAGTAAGAAAAGGGAGGGAAAGAACTTTCTGGCCTCATATCAACAATCAAAGAACTCATGTTGTGAGTACTGAAGATGGTGGCGTGGGGGGTGGACCCGTTGTCCAGGCCGTGGAATGCAACGATGTAAGTTTGAGGCAGTGGCTGGATAATCCAGAAAGAACAGTGGATGCCCTTGAATGCCTTCacatattttctcaaattgtAGATATTGTAAACCTAGCTCATTCTCAGGGAATTGTTGTTCACAATGTTCGCCCTTCGTGTTTTATCATGTCCTCATTTAATCGGGTCTCTTTCATTGAGTCTGCCTCTTGCTCGGATTCGGGTTCTGATTCTCAAGAATATGGATCAAAGAGCAACACCGCTGAGCTCAAGGGTTCGTCTTCACCTTTGCCTCATAACTCGCCCTCGCACCAAAGCTCCGTGAATCAGTTAGGTGTACTAGATTCTGGGCTTGGGGGGAATCTGACAGCTGCTTCGCAAATTAACTCTGAAACCAGTTGCTTGCAATCATGTGCAGGTCAGGGTATGCATGCTTTGGAAGCCACTGGCAATGAACGAACAGGAGATAAGAAGCATTCATTTCCAATGAAACAAATATTGCTCATGGAATCCAATTGGTACAGCAGTCCAGAAGAGGTTTCTGGTGGTCCTACTTCTTGTGCTTCCGATATTTATCAACTTGGTGTTTTACTCTTTGAG CTCTTTTGCACTTTTGGCTCCTTGGAAGAGAAAAGCACAACCATGGCAAGCCTGAGACACCGTGTCCTCCCTCCACAGTTGCTTCTTAAGTGGCCTAAAGAAGCTTCATTTTGCTTATGGCTGCTGCACCCAGAGCCAAGTAGCCGCCCTAAAATGAG TGAGTTGTTGCAAAGTGAATTTCTGAATGAACCAAGAAATGACATAGAAGAACGAGCAGCTGCTATAGAGTTTCGAGAAAAGATAGAGGAGCAGGAGTTGTTACTGGAATTTCTTCTGCTACtgcaacaaagaaaacaagatgCCGCAGATAGCTTGAATGAGACAATATCTGTTATATCTTCTGATATAGAAGAAGTTACCAAGCTGCAGACAGCTCTCAAGACAAAAGGAGGCTTAAGCTTAGAGTTGGGCAAGGATTTAGCTTATGATCCTTGTTCGGTGAACATTGCAGAGGATGATGATTCTAGTAGCTCAATGTCCAGGAAGCGGATCAGGCATGGCCTTGATATCACCAGCCCGGATGAATCTGACAACCATGCTGATGAATGTCGGAAACTGGAACCTGCAGGGCATCAAGGAAGCGTTCTTGCCAAAAGTTCTCGGCTGATGAAGAATTTCCGGAAATTGGAATCAGCTTATTTTTCGACGAGACGCAGGGCTGTAAAACCAACATTCCGGCCATTTGCTAGGCATTCTCATATCAGTAGTGATAGTAGAGGATGTGTTGTAGCAACCGAAAGAAGTTCCATCAGTAATCCATCATCAAAAGACCTGTATAATGAGCACAGGAAAAGTGGATGGATAAATACATTCCTAGAAGGATTATGTAAATATCTTTCTTTTAGTAAGCTAAATGTGAAGGCAGATTTAAAGCAAGGGGATCTcttaaattcatcaaacttGGTATGCTCCCTTAGTTTTGACCGTGATGGGGAGTTTTTTGCAACTGCCGGTGTAAACAAGAAGATTAAAGTTTTTGAGTACAATTCAATCTTAAATGAAGACCGTGATATTCATTATCCTGTTGTTGAAATGGTAAGTAGATCAAAGCTTAGCAGTATTTGTTGGAATGGCTACATTAAAAGCCAGATGGCTTCAAGTAACTTCGAAGGTCTGGTGCAG ATATGGGATGTCACCAGAAGTCAGACTTTCATGGAAATGAAAGAACATGAAAGGCGTGTGTGGTCCATTGATTTTTCTGTGGCAGATCCAACAATGCTGGCCAGTGGCAGCGATGATGGATCCGTTAAGCTTTGGAATATCAATCAG GGAGTAAGTGTTGGTACCATCAAGACGAAGGCCAACGTCTGCTGTGTTCAATTCCCAACAGATTCTGGCCGTTCTCTTGCATTTGGCTCCGCGGACCATAGGATATATTACTATGATCTTCGCAACTCCAAATTGCCTCTATGTACTCTAGTTGGCCATAATAAAACAGTGAGCTATGTGAGGTTCATTGATTCAACAACTCTTGTGTCTGCATCCACGGATAACACTCTAAAACTCTGGGATTTGTCAATGTGCACATCAAGAGTGCTTGATTGTCCTCTACAGTCATTCACAGGCCATCTCAATGTGAAG CTTTATTTGCAGgttgtattatattttctctgcCACACCTCTTAA
- the LOC105176994 gene encoding protein SPA1-RELATED 4-like isoform X2, translated as MFMCVSWGSCNYTNWWIVMEGSSESGWQRSDSSRALNSSFLDRNTRILRASVRPSGDNTSHDSGYTSVRKGRERTFWPHINNQRTHVVSTEDGGVGGGPVVQAVECNDVSLRQWLDNPERTVDALECLHIFSQIVDIVNLAHSQGIVVHNVRPSCFIMSSFNRVSFIESASCSDSGSDSQEYGSKSNTAELKGSSSPLPHNSPSHQSSVNQLGVLDSGLGGNLTAASQINSETSCLQSCAGQGMHALEATGNERTGDKKHSFPMKQILLMESNWYSSPEEVSGGPTSCASDIYQLGVLLFELFCTFGSLEEKSTTMASLRHRVLPPQLLLKWPKEASFCLWLLHPEPSSRPKMSELLQSEFLNEPRNDIEERAAAIEFREKIEEQELLLEFLLLLQQRKQDAADSLNETISVISSDIEEVTKLQTALKTKGGLSLELGKDLAYDPCSVNIAEDDDSSSSMSRKRIRHGLDITSPDESDNHADECRKLEPAGHQGSVLAKSSRLMKNFRKLESAYFSTRRRAVKPTFRPFARHSHISSDSRGCVVATERSSISNPSSKDLYNEHRKSGWINTFLEGLCKYLSFSKLNVKADLKQGDLLNSSNLVCSLSFDRDGEFFATAGVNKKIKVFEYNSILNEDRDIHYPVVEMVSRSKLSSICWNGYIKSQMASSNFEGLVQIWDVTRSQTFMEMKEHERRVWSIDFSVADPTMLASGSDDGSVKLWNINQGVSVGTIKTKANVCCVQFPTDSGRSLAFGSADHRIYYYDLRNSKLPLCTLVGHNKTVSYVRFIDSTTLVSASTDNTLKLWDLSMCTSRVLDCPLQSFTGHLNVKVRYRASGFLLILMDVFCKNSLNCPDYDKPKAAKRRISNSI; from the exons ATGTTTATGTGTGTGTCCTGGGGCTCATGTAACTATACCAATTGGTGGATAGTTATGGAGGGTTCTTCGGAGTCGGGTTGGCAGAGGTCTGATAGTTCGAGGGCGTTAAATTCTTCATTCTTGGATAGAAATACCAGAATTCTCAGGGCAAGCGTCAGGCCCTCGGGAGATAATACATCCCATGATTCTGGATACACATCAGTAAGAAAAGGGAGGGAAAGAACTTTCTGGCCTCATATCAACAATCAAAGAACTCATGTTGTGAGTACTGAAGATGGTGGCGTGGGGGGTGGACCCGTTGTCCAGGCCGTGGAATGCAACGATGTAAGTTTGAGGCAGTGGCTGGATAATCCAGAAAGAACAGTGGATGCCCTTGAATGCCTTCacatattttctcaaattgtAGATATTGTAAACCTAGCTCATTCTCAGGGAATTGTTGTTCACAATGTTCGCCCTTCGTGTTTTATCATGTCCTCATTTAATCGGGTCTCTTTCATTGAGTCTGCCTCTTGCTCGGATTCGGGTTCTGATTCTCAAGAATATGGATCAAAGAGCAACACCGCTGAGCTCAAGGGTTCGTCTTCACCTTTGCCTCATAACTCGCCCTCGCACCAAAGCTCCGTGAATCAGTTAGGTGTACTAGATTCTGGGCTTGGGGGGAATCTGACAGCTGCTTCGCAAATTAACTCTGAAACCAGTTGCTTGCAATCATGTGCAGGTCAGGGTATGCATGCTTTGGAAGCCACTGGCAATGAACGAACAGGAGATAAGAAGCATTCATTTCCAATGAAACAAATATTGCTCATGGAATCCAATTGGTACAGCAGTCCAGAAGAGGTTTCTGGTGGTCCTACTTCTTGTGCTTCCGATATTTATCAACTTGGTGTTTTACTCTTTGAG CTCTTTTGCACTTTTGGCTCCTTGGAAGAGAAAAGCACAACCATGGCAAGCCTGAGACACCGTGTCCTCCCTCCACAGTTGCTTCTTAAGTGGCCTAAAGAAGCTTCATTTTGCTTATGGCTGCTGCACCCAGAGCCAAGTAGCCGCCCTAAAATGAG TGAGTTGTTGCAAAGTGAATTTCTGAATGAACCAAGAAATGACATAGAAGAACGAGCAGCTGCTATAGAGTTTCGAGAAAAGATAGAGGAGCAGGAGTTGTTACTGGAATTTCTTCTGCTACtgcaacaaagaaaacaagatgCCGCAGATAGCTTGAATGAGACAATATCTGTTATATCTTCTGATATAGAAGAAGTTACCAAGCTGCAGACAGCTCTCAAGACAAAAGGAGGCTTAAGCTTAGAGTTGGGCAAGGATTTAGCTTATGATCCTTGTTCGGTGAACATTGCAGAGGATGATGATTCTAGTAGCTCAATGTCCAGGAAGCGGATCAGGCATGGCCTTGATATCACCAGCCCGGATGAATCTGACAACCATGCTGATGAATGTCGGAAACTGGAACCTGCAGGGCATCAAGGAAGCGTTCTTGCCAAAAGTTCTCGGCTGATGAAGAATTTCCGGAAATTGGAATCAGCTTATTTTTCGACGAGACGCAGGGCTGTAAAACCAACATTCCGGCCATTTGCTAGGCATTCTCATATCAGTAGTGATAGTAGAGGATGTGTTGTAGCAACCGAAAGAAGTTCCATCAGTAATCCATCATCAAAAGACCTGTATAATGAGCACAGGAAAAGTGGATGGATAAATACATTCCTAGAAGGATTATGTAAATATCTTTCTTTTAGTAAGCTAAATGTGAAGGCAGATTTAAAGCAAGGGGATCTcttaaattcatcaaacttGGTATGCTCCCTTAGTTTTGACCGTGATGGGGAGTTTTTTGCAACTGCCGGTGTAAACAAGAAGATTAAAGTTTTTGAGTACAATTCAATCTTAAATGAAGACCGTGATATTCATTATCCTGTTGTTGAAATGGTAAGTAGATCAAAGCTTAGCAGTATTTGTTGGAATGGCTACATTAAAAGCCAGATGGCTTCAAGTAACTTCGAAGGTCTGGTGCAG ATATGGGATGTCACCAGAAGTCAGACTTTCATGGAAATGAAAGAACATGAAAGGCGTGTGTGGTCCATTGATTTTTCTGTGGCAGATCCAACAATGCTGGCCAGTGGCAGCGATGATGGATCCGTTAAGCTTTGGAATATCAATCAG GGAGTAAGTGTTGGTACCATCAAGACGAAGGCCAACGTCTGCTGTGTTCAATTCCCAACAGATTCTGGCCGTTCTCTTGCATTTGGCTCCGCGGACCATAGGATATATTACTATGATCTTCGCAACTCCAAATTGCCTCTATGTACTCTAGTTGGCCATAATAAAACAGTGAGCTATGTGAGGTTCATTGATTCAACAACTCTTGTGTCTGCATCCACGGATAACACTCTAAAACTCTGGGATTTGTCAATGTGCACATCAAGAGTGCTTGATTGTCCTCTACAGTCATTCACAGGCCATCTCAATGTGAAG gtCAGATATCGTGCCTCTGGTTTTCTCCTGATTCTGATGGATGTCTTTTGTAAAAACAGTTTGAACTGTCCTGATTATGATAAGCCCAAAGCGGCGAAGAGGAGGATTTCTAATTCAATCTAG
- the LOC105176994 gene encoding protein SPA1-RELATED 3-like isoform X6, which produces MFMCVSWGSCNYTNWWIVMEGSSESGWQRSDSSRALNSSFLDRNTRILRASVRPSGDNTSHDSGYTSVRKGRERTFWPHINNQRTHVVSTEDGGVGGGPVVQAVECNDVSLRQWLDNPERTVDALECLHIFSQIVDIVNLAHSQGIVVHNVRPSCFIMSSFNRVSFIESASCSDSGSDSQEYGSKSNTAELKGSSSPLPHNSPSHQSSVNQLGVLDSGLGGNLTAASQINSETSCLQSCAGQGMHALEATGNERTGDKKHSFPMKQILLMESNWYSSPEEVSGGPTSCASDIYQLGVLLFELFCTFGSLEEKSTTMASLRHRVLPPQLLLKWPKEASFCLWLLHPEPSSRPKMSELLQSEFLNEPRNDIEERAAAIEFREKIEEQELLLEFLLLLQQRKQDAADSLNETISVISSDIEEVTKLQTALKTKGGLSLELGKDLAYDPCSVNIAEDDDSSSSMSRKRIRHGLDITSPDESDNHADECRKLEPAGHQGSVLAKSSRLMKNFRKLESAYFSTRRRAVKPTFRPFARHSHISSDSRGCVVATERSSISNPSSKDLYNEHRKSGWINTFLEGLCKYLSFSKLNVKADLKQGDLLNSSNLVCSLSFDRDGEFFATAGVNKKIKVFEYNSILNEDRDIHYPVVEMVSRSKLSSICWNGYIKSQMASSNFEGLVQIWDVTRSQTFMEMKEHERRVWSIDFSVADPTMLASGSDDGSVKLWNINQAILFLHLVDVSFETKRSKCWYHQDEGQRLLCSIPNRFWPFSCIWLRGP; this is translated from the exons ATGTTTATGTGTGTGTCCTGGGGCTCATGTAACTATACCAATTGGTGGATAGTTATGGAGGGTTCTTCGGAGTCGGGTTGGCAGAGGTCTGATAGTTCGAGGGCGTTAAATTCTTCATTCTTGGATAGAAATACCAGAATTCTCAGGGCAAGCGTCAGGCCCTCGGGAGATAATACATCCCATGATTCTGGATACACATCAGTAAGAAAAGGGAGGGAAAGAACTTTCTGGCCTCATATCAACAATCAAAGAACTCATGTTGTGAGTACTGAAGATGGTGGCGTGGGGGGTGGACCCGTTGTCCAGGCCGTGGAATGCAACGATGTAAGTTTGAGGCAGTGGCTGGATAATCCAGAAAGAACAGTGGATGCCCTTGAATGCCTTCacatattttctcaaattgtAGATATTGTAAACCTAGCTCATTCTCAGGGAATTGTTGTTCACAATGTTCGCCCTTCGTGTTTTATCATGTCCTCATTTAATCGGGTCTCTTTCATTGAGTCTGCCTCTTGCTCGGATTCGGGTTCTGATTCTCAAGAATATGGATCAAAGAGCAACACCGCTGAGCTCAAGGGTTCGTCTTCACCTTTGCCTCATAACTCGCCCTCGCACCAAAGCTCCGTGAATCAGTTAGGTGTACTAGATTCTGGGCTTGGGGGGAATCTGACAGCTGCTTCGCAAATTAACTCTGAAACCAGTTGCTTGCAATCATGTGCAGGTCAGGGTATGCATGCTTTGGAAGCCACTGGCAATGAACGAACAGGAGATAAGAAGCATTCATTTCCAATGAAACAAATATTGCTCATGGAATCCAATTGGTACAGCAGTCCAGAAGAGGTTTCTGGTGGTCCTACTTCTTGTGCTTCCGATATTTATCAACTTGGTGTTTTACTCTTTGAG CTCTTTTGCACTTTTGGCTCCTTGGAAGAGAAAAGCACAACCATGGCAAGCCTGAGACACCGTGTCCTCCCTCCACAGTTGCTTCTTAAGTGGCCTAAAGAAGCTTCATTTTGCTTATGGCTGCTGCACCCAGAGCCAAGTAGCCGCCCTAAAATGAG TGAGTTGTTGCAAAGTGAATTTCTGAATGAACCAAGAAATGACATAGAAGAACGAGCAGCTGCTATAGAGTTTCGAGAAAAGATAGAGGAGCAGGAGTTGTTACTGGAATTTCTTCTGCTACtgcaacaaagaaaacaagatgCCGCAGATAGCTTGAATGAGACAATATCTGTTATATCTTCTGATATAGAAGAAGTTACCAAGCTGCAGACAGCTCTCAAGACAAAAGGAGGCTTAAGCTTAGAGTTGGGCAAGGATTTAGCTTATGATCCTTGTTCGGTGAACATTGCAGAGGATGATGATTCTAGTAGCTCAATGTCCAGGAAGCGGATCAGGCATGGCCTTGATATCACCAGCCCGGATGAATCTGACAACCATGCTGATGAATGTCGGAAACTGGAACCTGCAGGGCATCAAGGAAGCGTTCTTGCCAAAAGTTCTCGGCTGATGAAGAATTTCCGGAAATTGGAATCAGCTTATTTTTCGACGAGACGCAGGGCTGTAAAACCAACATTCCGGCCATTTGCTAGGCATTCTCATATCAGTAGTGATAGTAGAGGATGTGTTGTAGCAACCGAAAGAAGTTCCATCAGTAATCCATCATCAAAAGACCTGTATAATGAGCACAGGAAAAGTGGATGGATAAATACATTCCTAGAAGGATTATGTAAATATCTTTCTTTTAGTAAGCTAAATGTGAAGGCAGATTTAAAGCAAGGGGATCTcttaaattcatcaaacttGGTATGCTCCCTTAGTTTTGACCGTGATGGGGAGTTTTTTGCAACTGCCGGTGTAAACAAGAAGATTAAAGTTTTTGAGTACAATTCAATCTTAAATGAAGACCGTGATATTCATTATCCTGTTGTTGAAATGGTAAGTAGATCAAAGCTTAGCAGTATTTGTTGGAATGGCTACATTAAAAGCCAGATGGCTTCAAGTAACTTCGAAGGTCTGGTGCAG ATATGGGATGTCACCAGAAGTCAGACTTTCATGGAAATGAAAGAACATGAAAGGCGTGTGTGGTCCATTGATTTTTCTGTGGCAGATCCAACAATGCTGGCCAGTGGCAGCGATGATGGATCCGTTAAGCTTTGGAATATCAATCAGGCAATTCTATTTTTGCACTTGGTGGATGTCAGCTTTGAAACTAAAC GGAGTAAGTGTTGGTACCATCAAGACGAAGGCCAACGTCTGCTGTGTTCAATTCCCAACAGATTCTGGCCGTTCTCTTGCATTTGGCTCCGCGGACCATAG